In Thioclava sp. GXIMD2076, one DNA window encodes the following:
- a CDS encoding tyrosine-type recombinase/integrase → MPNRRSVKSGDDRATDAHVRSRDYLGQPDIDRLLASAKKGRHGVRDHLLILMMFRHGLRVSEVIALRRQDVDLAQSRIWVARLKNGLSVEQPVAGEELRAIKRWLARREDALPWLFVSERKQPLTRQAVNYILGSAGTRAGLERVHPHMLRHSCGFALANKGHDLRVIQDYLGHRDPRHTAHYTRTAAHRFNDLW, encoded by the coding sequence ATGCCCAATCGGCGAAGTGTCAAGAGTGGGGATGACCGGGCGACCGACGCCCATGTGCGGAGCCGTGACTACCTTGGTCAGCCGGATATCGACCGGCTTCTCGCTTCCGCCAAAAAGGGCCGCCACGGGGTTCGCGACCACCTATTGATCCTGATGATGTTTCGGCATGGACTGCGCGTCTCCGAAGTGATCGCGCTTCGTCGGCAAGACGTGGATCTTGCGCAGTCGCGGATCTGGGTCGCACGGCTGAAGAACGGGCTCAGCGTCGAGCAGCCAGTCGCTGGCGAAGAGCTGCGGGCTATCAAGCGCTGGCTCGCGCGCAGGGAGGATGCGCTGCCTTGGCTCTTCGTCTCCGAGCGCAAGCAGCCGCTCACGAGGCAGGCCGTAAACTACATCCTCGGATCCGCCGGCACCCGTGCCGGGCTTGAGCGCGTCCACCCACATATGCTTCGCCATTCCTGCGGTTTCGCCTTGGCGAACAAGGGGCACGACTTGCGAGTCATTCAGGACTACCTCGGACACCGTGATCCCCGGCACACAGCGCATTACACGCGGACGGCTGCGCACCGGTTCAACGATCTGTGGTAG
- a CDS encoding recombinase family protein, translating to MSTDHQKYSTENQSDAIRQYAQARSIEVVRTYADAGKSGLKLEGRDALRQLIEDVQNGSADFTVVLVYDVSRWGRFQDADESAYYEYICRRAGIAVQYCAEQFENDGSPVSTIVKGVKRAMAGEYSRELSTKVFAGQGRLIEKGYRQGGPAGFGLRRTLIDEHGAIKGVLRRGEHKSIQTDRVILALGPSEEVDLVREIYRAFVIDGRKESEIAADLNARGLATDLERPWTRGTIHQILINEKYAGDNVWNRRSYKLKKKRVSNAPDMWIRAEGAFEAAIDRELFEAARAIINARSFRLSDEDMLQALQALYQRHGALSGIVIDESEGMPSSAAYRSRFGSLLRAYSLVGFTPERDYRYVEINRELRKLHPGIVREVIDGLQAAGSDVRQDLETDRVIVNGEFSLSIVISRCIQSPTGLMRWELRFDTSLSPDITIVVRMDSSNHAPFDYYLFPHIDRLSDKLRLREDNDLSLDAYRFDDLNFLYDISTPVPLPEAA from the coding sequence ATGTCAACTGATCATCAGAAATATTCGACGGAAAACCAATCTGACGCGATCCGGCAATATGCTCAGGCGCGTAGCATAGAAGTGGTGCGCACTTACGCAGATGCCGGAAAAAGCGGCCTGAAGCTCGAGGGACGCGATGCACTCCGACAACTGATCGAGGATGTGCAGAACGGCAGCGCTGATTTCACGGTCGTTCTGGTCTATGATGTCAGCCGCTGGGGCCGGTTTCAGGACGCAGACGAAAGCGCATATTACGAGTATATCTGCCGACGTGCCGGAATTGCCGTCCAGTACTGTGCCGAGCAGTTCGAGAATGATGGCAGCCCTGTCTCAACCATCGTCAAGGGCGTCAAGCGGGCGATGGCTGGTGAGTACAGCCGCGAGCTATCCACCAAAGTCTTCGCCGGGCAAGGTCGGCTGATCGAAAAAGGATATCGCCAAGGGGGGCCAGCCGGTTTCGGCTTGCGACGAACCCTAATCGACGAGCATGGAGCCATCAAAGGCGTTTTGAGGCGCGGCGAGCACAAGAGTATCCAAACTGACCGCGTGATCCTAGCCTTGGGCCCTTCCGAAGAAGTCGATCTTGTCCGTGAAATCTATAGAGCCTTTGTTATTGACGGGCGCAAAGAAAGCGAGATTGCGGCTGATCTAAACGCACGAGGTCTTGCTACAGACCTTGAACGGCCATGGACCAGGGGTACGATTCACCAGATCCTGATCAACGAGAAATACGCCGGTGACAACGTCTGGAACCGCCGTTCCTACAAGCTGAAAAAGAAGCGAGTTAGCAACGCGCCTGATATGTGGATTCGGGCCGAAGGCGCGTTCGAGGCAGCTATCGACCGCGAGCTTTTCGAGGCTGCGCGGGCGATCATCAATGCTCGCTCCTTTCGTCTGAGCGACGAGGATATGCTTCAGGCATTGCAGGCGCTATATCAGAGGCATGGCGCCCTCTCCGGTATCGTTATCGACGAATCCGAAGGAATGCCATCGAGTGCGGCCTATCGTTCGCGTTTCGGCAGCCTGCTCCGGGCCTACAGTCTCGTGGGGTTCACGCCGGAACGGGACTATCGCTATGTCGAGATCAACCGCGAGCTACGCAAGCTTCACCCAGGCATCGTCCGCGAGGTGATCGATGGTCTGCAGGCAGCAGGTAGCGACGTTAGGCAGGATCTCGAAACGGATCGCGTGATCGTCAATGGCGAGTTCAGCCTTTCAATCGTCATCTCGCGCTGCATTCAGTCACCGACCGGACTTATGCGTTGGGAACTCCGCTTTGATACATCGCTCTCGCCCGACATCACCATCGTCGTTCGTATGGACAGCAGCAATCATGCCCCGTTCGACTACTACCTGTTCCCGCATATTGACAGGCTCTCCGACAAGCTAAGGCTGAGAGAAGATAACGACTTGAGCCTCGACGCCTATCGCTTCGATGACCTGAATTTTCTCTACGACATCTCGACACCTGTTCCCCTTCCGGAGGCTGCCTGA
- a CDS encoding plasmid partitioning protein RepB C-terminal domain-containing protein, which translates to MPGTHPSHVEMIPISRITVLNPRARNKRQHREIVNNIEAIGLKRPITVSRRDGPSGTRYDLVCGEGRLEAFQMLGQVEIPAVVIDANETECLVMSLVENIARRTPRPIDIMREIGALRARGYSDGAIGEKIGVGASWVNMIASLLERGEERLVAAVETGLIPITLAMEISKAETQEAQNLLLDAYETGKLRGKKLAAVRRMLDMRMRTQGKGLPAGRLGRKGHSRRMTANDLMQVYQREAEKQRLLVKKSDFTQVRLLFIVEALKDLLTDESFLNLLRAEGLATMPRALSTRISGENDG; encoded by the coding sequence ATGCCCGGCACCCATCCAAGTCATGTGGAAATGATCCCGATTTCACGCATCACCGTGCTCAATCCTCGTGCGCGGAACAAACGGCAGCACCGGGAGATCGTAAACAATATCGAGGCCATCGGGCTGAAACGCCCCATCACCGTCAGCCGCCGGGATGGGCCAAGTGGCACCCGGTATGATCTGGTTTGCGGCGAGGGCCGGCTGGAAGCGTTCCAGATGCTTGGTCAGGTCGAGATCCCCGCAGTGGTGATCGATGCGAACGAAACTGAATGCCTGGTGATGAGTCTCGTAGAAAATATTGCCCGTCGAACGCCCAGGCCCATCGACATCATGCGGGAGATCGGGGCGTTGCGTGCGCGAGGCTACAGTGACGGTGCCATCGGCGAGAAGATCGGCGTCGGCGCCTCATGGGTGAATATGATAGCGTCGCTGCTTGAGCGTGGTGAAGAACGTCTGGTCGCCGCTGTCGAGACCGGGCTGATCCCGATCACGCTCGCGATGGAAATATCCAAAGCAGAAACGCAGGAGGCACAAAATCTACTTCTCGATGCCTATGAGACCGGCAAGCTCAGGGGCAAGAAGCTGGCGGCCGTCCGGCGGATGCTCGACATGCGAATGCGCACCCAGGGCAAAGGTTTGCCGGCAGGGCGCCTAGGACGCAAAGGGCATAGCCGCCGGATGACGGCAAATGACCTCATGCAGGTCTATCAGCGTGAGGCGGAAAAGCAGCGGCTCTTGGTCAAGAAGTCGGATTTTACTCAGGTGCGGCTCCTGTTCATCGTCGAGGCACTCAAGGATCTTCTGACAGATGAGAGCTTCCTTAATCTGCTCAGGGCAGAAGGTCTCGCGACGATGCCTCGCGCCTTGTCCACGCGAATCTCAGGGGAAAATGATGGCTGA
- a CDS encoding plasmid partitioning protein RepB C-terminal domain-containing protein produces the protein MMADQLKDHGDDDGLVRLAFDRSFITLPLTVIIPLKTLPDGARESRAFSQVLSSIKAVGLIEAPAVVADTANSGMYFLIDGHLRLEALKELGIVEVECLLATDDDTYTYNKRVNRIPPIQEHRMIARAMERGVSSTAIADALNLHVESVLRRFRLLEGISPEAAEMLKDTPCSMKVFDTLRQMTPVRQIEAADLMIGQNNYSVMFARAIRAATPESQLVAAKKGRGAAVPTPSGQQIARMERELAALQTQVKSVEDTYGIDNLHLTVARGYITKLLANARVARWLLNHRQEYLAEFQKIAEIDTLGLVTDTPSAEA, from the coding sequence ATGATGGCTGATCAGCTCAAAGATCATGGCGACGACGACGGGCTTGTCCGTCTCGCCTTTGACCGAAGTTTCATCACGCTCCCACTCACGGTGATCATACCGCTCAAGACCTTGCCTGATGGAGCTCGCGAAAGCCGGGCATTTTCGCAAGTTTTGAGTTCTATCAAGGCGGTCGGACTAATTGAGGCGCCTGCTGTGGTGGCCGATACTGCGAACAGCGGGATGTATTTTCTGATCGATGGCCATCTTCGTCTGGAAGCCCTCAAGGAGTTGGGCATCGTGGAGGTCGAATGCCTGCTTGCCACGGACGACGATACCTACACCTACAACAAGCGCGTTAACCGGATACCCCCGATCCAAGAACATCGGATGATCGCCCGCGCCATGGAGCGCGGGGTCTCATCAACCGCGATCGCCGATGCCCTCAATCTTCACGTCGAGTCCGTTCTGAGGCGCTTCCGACTACTCGAAGGTATCAGCCCAGAGGCCGCCGAAATGCTCAAGGACACACCCTGCTCAATGAAGGTTTTCGATACGCTGCGGCAGATGACCCCTGTTCGGCAAATAGAGGCCGCCGATCTGATGATCGGGCAGAATAACTATTCGGTCATGTTTGCTAGAGCGATCCGCGCCGCAACACCCGAAAGTCAACTTGTGGCAGCCAAAAAGGGAAGAGGTGCAGCGGTCCCCACCCCCTCCGGCCAGCAGATCGCACGCATGGAACGGGAATTAGCCGCGTTACAGACCCAGGTCAAATCGGTCGAAGATACGTATGGCATCGATAATCTACACCTGACGGTCGCGCGCGGCTATATCACCAAGCTTCTCGCCAACGCCCGCGTCGCGCGCTGGTTGTTGAACCACCGACAAGAATATTTGGCTGAGTTTCAGAAAATCGCCGAAATCGACACGCTGGGTCTCGTCACTGACACGCCGAGTGCCGAAGCATGA
- a CDS encoding helix-turn-helix domain-containing protein yields MKVDLHNHEQLKCRLRQAGSSMAEIARTLGIKQSSVTVVSQGYRRSHRVQSAIATQLGTTPQKLFPDRYAAEEDSAANKT; encoded by the coding sequence ATGAAGGTAGATTTGCACAATCACGAGCAGCTGAAGTGCAGGCTTCGGCAAGCCGGGTCGAGCATGGCGGAAATCGCCCGCACGCTCGGCATCAAGCAGAGCAGCGTGACGGTAGTTAGCCAAGGCTATCGTCGTTCGCACCGTGTGCAGTCCGCCATCGCAACTCAGCTTGGTACAACTCCCCAGAAGCTCTTCCCCGACCGTTACGCAGCAGAGGAGGACAGCGCGGCAAACAAAACCTGA
- a CDS encoding TnsA endonuclease N-terminal domain-containing protein, translating into MYNTLFYRGPEPSHATRVPARRSKGSLRGSMVAQLPGFERPRIIHFESALEYAFLCLMLVRDDVHHIREQPQAISYVGTDGRPARHVFDFLVTKTDGERIAVAIKPMQRVLRLNFASELEAVSAAVTKSFADRVLLVTDEHIDRQAAAEAARTLAWSRPSLVESAA; encoded by the coding sequence ATGTACAACACCTTGTTCTACCGCGGGCCGGAACCGAGCCACGCGACCCGAGTGCCTGCGCGCCGTTCTAAAGGGAGCCTGCGCGGCTCGATGGTCGCACAGCTGCCCGGCTTCGAGCGCCCGCGCATCATCCACTTCGAGAGTGCGCTCGAATACGCCTTCCTCTGCCTGATGTTGGTACGCGACGACGTGCACCACATCCGCGAGCAACCCCAGGCGATATCCTATGTCGGCACTGACGGCCGCCCCGCGCGACATGTCTTCGATTTCTTGGTTACGAAAACGGACGGGGAGCGCATCGCCGTGGCCATCAAACCCATGCAGCGTGTGCTGAGGCTGAACTTTGCATCCGAGCTCGAAGCTGTCTCTGCGGCAGTAACCAAGTCATTTGCGGATCGTGTGCTGCTCGTCACGGACGAGCACATTGACCGACAGGCTGCCGCTGAAGCGGCGCGGACGCTCGCTTGGTCGCGCCCCTCTCTAGTGGAGTCCGCAGCATGA
- a CDS encoding Mu transposase C-terminal domain-containing protein has translation MIPRFRLSTSDMIITAGVAIYPIETNEHGGVYGRVGQPGVTEAFSHQELAEMMRRPDTKYFPGYFDRATQEARRNKPVEVISELSEKTARLVIWRKAVCDAFLALEAAGLVKRTQRAYEQAKAQLASVTARLVGEGAAAFAKIRPGKEIKVRKLPGSRTVLQWVRSYQAAGYSALSLIPATHLSGNRSRRWCPKAEALMNQVIEIYADTQQPTKVQSIQETRALFAEENARRASAGATPLTIPSASSVKRRLDSADPFYVCAKRFGVSAAARKFAMSSNGPDVVRPMERVEMDENKLDVVSLLTLTGIWEHLPPDRQKKFETGRRWMYLAIDCATKCVVSMRLADNPNSDDAIRALRQIFEDKTPLAQAAECESTWHHHGGIGTLVTDMGPAFVSDAFQATVASLGVTSHLPPAGIPWMRGHIESFFRTLGHQLMPLLAGRTFFDTIDRGDYPSEMLACLCDDDLIKVLLTYIVDIYHNQPHGSLNGETPNAAWKRLVAEHGTPPVPDGLTLRKAFGRPKSRKFNKEGVLFSGLSYSCEALREAHLHSPVREVEIRVDLQDIGWIAVKVGASWYPALANQPGFEGVSFEELREGMRAVRHVHASNAKLDAPKVQRAIARISEANRRAFALRALTPFHVTDVDVARADAALHYPLRSDQQRLRHMPPSNDLLNGAISITPPTDTSRKPDSDDNGPISERRTRRKNRRRWGFNDGK, from the coding sequence ATGATCCCTCGCTTCCGCTTGTCGACCTCTGACATGATTATCACTGCGGGTGTCGCGATCTACCCGATTGAGACCAACGAGCACGGCGGCGTCTATGGGCGTGTGGGCCAGCCGGGGGTCACAGAGGCTTTTTCTCACCAAGAACTTGCTGAGATGATGCGTCGCCCAGATACCAAATATTTTCCAGGATATTTTGACCGGGCGACGCAAGAGGCGCGTCGCAACAAGCCGGTAGAGGTCATCAGCGAACTGTCGGAAAAGACCGCACGGCTGGTGATCTGGCGGAAGGCCGTCTGTGACGCCTTCCTAGCTCTCGAAGCTGCGGGCCTCGTCAAACGCACGCAGCGGGCATATGAGCAGGCCAAAGCGCAGCTCGCATCAGTGACGGCCAGGCTCGTTGGCGAAGGCGCAGCGGCCTTTGCCAAGATACGACCGGGCAAGGAAATAAAAGTTCGTAAGCTGCCGGGAAGCCGAACAGTCTTGCAGTGGGTCCGCTCCTATCAGGCTGCAGGCTACTCTGCACTTTCTCTCATTCCGGCCACTCACCTATCCGGCAATCGGAGCCGGCGCTGGTGTCCGAAGGCGGAAGCCCTGATGAACCAGGTCATCGAGATTTACGCCGACACGCAGCAACCAACCAAGGTCCAGTCTATTCAGGAGACTCGGGCACTGTTCGCCGAAGAGAACGCGCGCAGAGCCAGCGCGGGGGCAACGCCGCTCACGATCCCCTCTGCCTCCAGCGTTAAACGCCGATTGGACTCGGCAGACCCATTCTACGTCTGCGCAAAACGATTTGGCGTGTCTGCAGCCGCCAGGAAATTCGCAATGAGCAGCAACGGTCCCGATGTTGTGCGCCCCATGGAGCGGGTCGAGATGGATGAAAACAAGCTCGACGTCGTGTCGTTACTGACGCTGACAGGCATCTGGGAGCACCTGCCGCCGGATCGGCAGAAGAAATTCGAGACAGGGCGGCGCTGGATGTATCTAGCGATCGACTGCGCCACGAAATGTGTCGTGTCGATGCGACTGGCCGACAATCCGAACTCGGATGATGCGATCCGCGCGCTGCGGCAGATTTTCGAGGACAAGACCCCGCTGGCCCAGGCGGCCGAATGCGAAAGCACATGGCATCATCATGGCGGGATCGGAACACTTGTGACCGACATGGGGCCTGCCTTCGTCTCGGACGCCTTCCAGGCAACGGTAGCGTCACTTGGGGTCACGTCGCACTTGCCGCCCGCTGGCATCCCATGGATGCGGGGACACATTGAGTCCTTCTTCCGCACACTCGGACATCAGCTCATGCCGCTCTTGGCAGGTCGAACCTTTTTCGACACCATCGATCGCGGCGACTATCCTTCAGAAATGCTCGCCTGTCTGTGTGACGACGACCTGATCAAGGTCCTGCTGACCTATATTGTTGATATCTATCACAACCAACCGCATGGCTCTCTGAACGGGGAAACTCCGAATGCAGCCTGGAAGCGGCTGGTGGCTGAACACGGGACGCCTCCGGTTCCGGATGGCCTGACCCTTCGAAAAGCATTTGGGCGACCTAAATCCCGGAAATTTAATAAAGAGGGCGTCCTGTTCTCGGGCCTAAGCTATAGCTGCGAGGCGTTGCGAGAAGCGCACCTACACTCTCCCGTACGGGAGGTGGAAATCAGGGTCGATCTGCAGGACATCGGGTGGATAGCCGTCAAGGTCGGTGCGTCCTGGTATCCTGCGCTCGCCAATCAGCCTGGCTTCGAGGGCGTGAGCTTCGAAGAGCTGCGAGAAGGCATGCGTGCCGTTCGCCACGTGCACGCCAGTAACGCGAAGTTGGACGCGCCCAAAGTCCAGCGGGCAATTGCGCGGATCTCCGAAGCGAACCGCCGCGCATTCGCTCTGCGCGCCCTGACCCCTTTCCATGTGACCGACGTGGACGTCGCCCGCGCAGATGCTGCACTGCACTATCCGCTCCGCTCTGATCAGCAGCGGCTGCGACACATGCCGCCGAGCAACGACCTTCTCAATGGTGCAATCTCCATTACTCCGCCAACGGACACATCTCGGAAGCCGGACAGCGACGATAACGGGCCGATCTCAGAGCGTCGAACGAGACGCAAGAACCGCAGACGCTGGGGGTTCAACGATGGGAAATGA
- a CDS encoding ATP-binding protein, giving the protein MGNDLITQAAQRVAELKAYFVDHERFVPLAEGFSILAEKRLVDIQTDRISEAQGLALSGHSGAGKSAAITHLLAQERQRLADQGYGDSTIISLRVPSPATLKFVGQMLLRALGYPIGADRHAWYIWDLVQHHLKERRVLFVHLDEAQDLASRGTKHELDSVTSMLKTLMTDPEWPVGIILSGTNELEDILNHDHQLARRMRTVRFESLSAAAYGDDILDLLENYCELAQLEPEDDVLELSHGERVVHAAANQFGIAIVLILDAIEDAYLQGQKTLNQRNFIRAYHRRTSCDAEFNPFVVPDFMRIDARQVFSRENRT; this is encoded by the coding sequence ATGGGAAATGATCTGATCACCCAAGCGGCACAACGGGTCGCTGAATTGAAGGCATATTTCGTCGATCACGAGCGCTTCGTTCCTCTGGCAGAAGGGTTTTCCATCCTCGCTGAGAAAAGGCTCGTAGACATCCAGACCGACCGTATCAGCGAGGCGCAAGGGCTTGCCCTGTCCGGGCACTCCGGGGCCGGAAAAAGCGCGGCAATCACCCATCTCCTTGCCCAAGAAAGGCAGCGGCTGGCCGATCAGGGATACGGAGATTCAACCATCATCAGCTTGCGGGTGCCATCACCCGCAACGCTGAAATTCGTCGGGCAGATGCTCCTTCGGGCGCTCGGCTACCCTATCGGTGCCGATCGCCATGCCTGGTACATCTGGGACCTGGTCCAACATCACCTGAAGGAGCGGCGCGTTTTGTTCGTGCATCTCGACGAGGCGCAGGACCTGGCGTCGCGGGGCACCAAGCACGAGCTGGATTCAGTGACATCCATGCTGAAGACTCTGATGACGGACCCGGAATGGCCAGTTGGGATCATTCTGTCGGGCACAAACGAGCTGGAAGACATCCTCAACCACGACCATCAGCTCGCTCGGCGCATGCGGACCGTTCGGTTCGAGAGCCTATCCGCTGCTGCGTATGGTGATGATATTCTCGACCTGCTCGAGAACTACTGCGAACTGGCGCAGCTCGAACCAGAGGATGACGTTCTGGAATTATCCCACGGCGAACGCGTGGTCCATGCTGCGGCAAACCAGTTCGGCATCGCCATTGTCCTGATCCTCGACGCCATCGAGGATGCCTACTTGCAAGGCCAGAAGACGCTGAACCAGCGCAATTTCATCAGGGCCTACCATCGGCGGACCTCCTGCGATGCCGAGTTCAACCCGTTTGTCGTGCCGGACTTCATGCGCATCGACGCCCGCCAGGTGTTTTCTCGGGAGAACCGCACATGA
- a CDS encoding TniQ family protein → MMLSPLKPLPLTVTPVPGESATSLASRIARKNGTASLQSFCADMSISYRALKVGDPVEIERVAALAGCAPTKLRTWTPHAPSKTNYQLGAEAPRFTAYSRSTIRGCPKCAAEALSEQGAHGPFHLGAWQLTSIRTCARHSCMLIEVPPPSHHKHSYDFARMVDNMDIDDIQIVAEEARSLERYLLGRLDGTPAGCWLDTLEFHVAAQLCENFGLLMTQGPKATRAETTERQWLEAGAAGYDLLRNGPDQMVAALEELRMEAGPGCHTYGAIAGSFLTWLSQREDDAAFNHIRRIVFDYILRTYPMLVGSTVLRIRCDRQQVYSLRKGAKAYGIDERMLRHKLLERGDISRTGKSGAITYRRYPSRETLQELADETNGLLRGFDAADYLGVDIHLLRIFVVVGLVKKAGEMARNAPYFRREDLDAFLGRLNRQTRPELEPANDEVSLIAATPACQCSTLELLHLIFEHDIPLRCVAGADARFNDFLISVERVKTAIGQNSAGAISMSEAAGKLGVDTATIRNLMNAGYLTAAPKSQKSSERWRVVDEASVTIFAEHYISATDLARELRRDPANLCRELYKNGVEPLIFNGENRIIFRRRDVNDR, encoded by the coding sequence ATGATGTTGTCACCCCTCAAGCCGCTTCCCCTCACCGTCACCCCGGTACCCGGTGAAAGCGCGACGTCGCTTGCGTCCCGCATCGCGCGGAAGAACGGGACTGCCAGCCTTCAGTCTTTCTGCGCCGACATGAGCATTTCCTATCGCGCCCTGAAGGTCGGCGACCCGGTGGAGATTGAGCGGGTAGCCGCACTCGCAGGGTGTGCTCCCACCAAACTCCGCACTTGGACACCCCACGCCCCGTCGAAGACGAATTATCAGCTAGGAGCAGAGGCGCCGAGGTTCACGGCCTACAGCCGAAGCACGATCAGAGGATGCCCGAAATGTGCCGCTGAAGCTCTTTCAGAGCAGGGTGCCCATGGCCCGTTTCATCTCGGGGCATGGCAGCTCACTTCAATCCGGACCTGCGCCCGGCATTCTTGCATGTTGATCGAGGTCCCGCCTCCCTCGCATCACAAGCACAGCTATGATTTCGCGCGGATGGTCGACAACATGGACATAGACGACATCCAGATTGTTGCCGAAGAGGCGCGATCTCTGGAACGCTACCTCCTTGGCCGATTGGATGGCACGCCCGCAGGCTGTTGGCTCGACACGCTGGAGTTCCATGTCGCAGCACAGCTTTGCGAGAATTTTGGCCTTTTGATGACGCAAGGCCCCAAGGCCACCCGAGCGGAAACGACCGAACGACAATGGCTTGAGGCCGGTGCAGCAGGATACGACCTCCTACGCAACGGGCCTGATCAAATGGTCGCAGCGCTTGAAGAGCTTCGCATGGAGGCAGGCCCTGGCTGTCACACCTACGGTGCGATTGCCGGTTCTTTCCTGACCTGGCTGTCCCAGCGTGAGGATGATGCTGCCTTCAATCACATCCGCCGGATTGTTTTCGACTATATTCTGCGGACGTATCCCATGCTCGTCGGTAGCACCGTCCTGCGGATACGGTGCGACAGGCAACAGGTGTATTCCCTTCGAAAAGGCGCAAAGGCCTACGGGATCGACGAACGGATGCTGCGCCATAAGCTCTTGGAGCGTGGCGACATCTCGAGAACGGGAAAATCCGGTGCCATCACCTATCGTCGCTATCCCTCACGGGAGACGCTGCAGGAACTCGCCGATGAAACAAATGGGCTGCTCCGCGGGTTCGACGCTGCAGACTATCTCGGGGTGGACATCCACCTGCTGCGCATTTTCGTCGTGGTAGGGCTCGTCAAGAAGGCCGGAGAGATGGCCCGAAACGCGCCGTATTTCCGGAGGGAGGATCTCGACGCCTTTCTCGGTCGTTTGAATCGCCAAACACGCCCCGAGCTGGAACCGGCCAATGATGAGGTTTCTCTCATTGCGGCCACGCCCGCGTGCCAATGTTCGACCCTCGAACTCCTGCACCTGATTTTCGAACATGATATTCCGCTACGTTGCGTGGCGGGTGCAGACGCAAGGTTCAACGATTTCCTGATATCTGTAGAGCGGGTAAAAACGGCCATAGGCCAGAACTCAGCTGGTGCGATCAGCATGTCCGAGGCTGCCGGCAAGCTCGGTGTCGACACCGCAACAATCCGCAACCTGATGAACGCGGGCTACTTGACCGCTGCTCCAAAGAGCCAAAAGTCCTCAGAACGCTGGCGGGTGGTCGATGAGGCCTCCGTCACAATCTTCGCCGAGCACTACATCTCTGCTACCGATCTTGCCCGCGAGTTACGACGCGATCCCGCCAATCTCTGCCGCGAGCTTTACAAGAACGGCGTCGAACCACTCATCTTCAACGGCGAAAACCGGATCATCTTTCGCCGTCGCGATGTGAACGATAGATGA
- a CDS encoding DUF1217 domain-containing protein, which yields MTYQPIVPLSGYAGWKVLNRTMETQKAAFTASVTIQNDEEYFRENIGNVTSAEELVSDYRLLKVALGAFGLDDDLQNKYFIKKVLEEGTLDEDSFANKLSDKKYAALSEAFSFDFDPPNTVLSSFADEMIANYEERQFEIAVGDSDESYRFALNAQRELADLAAEDSSDNTKWYTIIGNEALATVMRTGLGLPESTSSLDVDQQVTIFKQKAQQVFGSDEVSQFTDEESVEKLIKYYLLRDQVMNGSVSTSSNSIALTLLQNAASFSARF from the coding sequence ATGACATATCAACCCATTGTTCCGCTAAGTGGTTATGCCGGTTGGAAAGTCCTTAATCGGACAATGGAAACACAGAAGGCGGCATTCACCGCCTCTGTGACTATTCAGAATGACGAAGAGTATTTTCGTGAAAATATCGGAAACGTAACCTCGGCGGAGGAACTCGTTTCCGATTATCGGCTGCTCAAAGTTGCGCTGGGGGCTTTTGGTCTGGATGATGACCTACAGAACAAGTATTTCATCAAGAAGGTTCTCGAAGAGGGGACGCTTGACGAGGATTCCTTTGCAAACAAGCTTTCGGATAAGAAATATGCGGCACTTTCCGAAGCCTTCAGTTTTGATTTCGATCCACCCAATACCGTTCTGAGTTCCTTCGCTGACGAGATGATCGCGAATTACGAAGAAAGGCAGTTTGAGATTGCTGTGGGAGATAGTGATGAAAGCTACCGTTTCGCACTCAATGCTCAGCGTGAATTGGCAGACCTCGCAGCAGAGGATAGCTCTGACAATACAAAATGGTATACGATTATAGGTAACGAAGCTCTCGCTACGGTTATGCGCACCGGTTTGGGATTGCCCGAAAGTACATCGTCCTTGGATGTCGACCAACAGGTCACAATATTCAAGCAAAAGGCCCAACAGGTATTCGGGTCCGATGAGGTTTCACAATTCACTGACGAGGAGAGCGTCGAGAAGCTCATCAAATACTATCTTCTGCGAGATCAGGTGATGAACGGCAGTGTTTCAACCAGCTCCAACTCTATTGCGCTAACCCTGCTGCAAAACGCAGCCAGCTTTTCTGCTCGTTTTTAA